Genomic window (Enterobacteriaceae bacterium 4M9):
GCCAGTCAGTCTCTCAATTACGAACTGGCTTTTATCAGCATTAATAAACTGGGCGTGGAGTCACTGCGTTATCGCCATGCCAGAGTGGATAATAAGCCTCTCGCACAGCTTTTGCAGCTTGATGGCCCGCGCCGTGAAGTCGTGCAACGCGGCAGTGAAATCAGCTACTTTGAGCCTGGGCTTGAGCCCTTTACGCTCAACGGCGACTATATTGTCGATTCGCTTCCCTCCATCGTTTATTCCGATTTCAAAAAGCTTTCGCCTTACTACGATTTCATTTCCGTAGGTAAAACGCGCATTGCCGACAGGATGTGCGAAGTGATTCGTGTGGTTGCTCGTGATGGCACGCGTTATGGCTATATTGTGTGGATGGATGCACAAACAAAATTGCCGATGCGAGTGGACCTGCTTGACCGCGATGGCGAAACGCTTGAGCAATTTCGAGTTATTAACGTTGTGCTCGATGACAGTATCGGTAACTCAATGAATGGCCTGGCCAAAGCCAGCCTGCCACCGCTTTTGTCCGTGCCGGATGGCGATAAAGCAGACTTTAACTGGTCAGTAAGCTGGTTGCCTCAGGGTTTTAAAGAGGTTTCCCGTAGCCGTCGTCCGCTGGCCGCCATTGGCGCACCGATGGAGTCACGCCTTTATTCTGATGGGCTGTTCAGTTTTTCAGTTAACGTTAACCGCGCCACTGCGGGTTCGCGTGGCAGCGAGATGCTGCGTACAGGTCGTCGCACTGTCAGCACAGAAGTACGTAATAACGCTGAAATTACCATTGTGGGCGAGCTGCCGCCGCAGACAGCTAAACGCGTGTCAGATAATGTGAAATTCCGGAGCGCGCAATGATCAAAGAATGGGCGACGGTGGTCTCCTGGCAAAACGGCGAAGCGCTGGTCAGCTGTGATGTAAAATCTTCCTGCAACAGCTGCGCCTCACGCGCGGGTTGCGGCTCTCGCGTGCTAAATAAACTTGGCCCACAAACTACCCATACCATCACTGTGCCCAGCACTGAACCGTTGGTGGCCGGGCAGAAAGTGGAGTTAGGCATTGCCGAAAGCAGCCTGTTGAGTTCGGCACTGCTGGTGTATATGTCGCCGCTGGTGGGATTATTTGCCATGGCAGGTCTGTTTCAGGCGCTGTTTGGCGGTGATATAGCTGCTGTTTGCGGCGCACTGCTTGGCGGTGTGGGCGGCTTTCTGCTGGCGCGCGGGTTATCTCCACGTCTGAGCAACCGCGCGCAATGGCAACCGGTTATTCTCAGCGTTGCGCTGACGCCAGATGCCCTGCGGGTCGATACCTCTTCTGTTTCAGAGAGCCGGTGAGCCGGCTCTTTTGCTATCTGACATTTTCCTTGTCCGCGCTGCTGATGAGCAGTTTCCCCGTTTTCTGGTTGTAGTGTAGAATGCAGCGTTTCCGGCGCAGAGAGCCGCAGCCACAATCCCGTCTCAGCACAGCGCGTTGCGCGAGGCCACGAAGGCATTATTAAGGTATAAAAATCTCCTGTATGAAGAACATACGCAACTTTTCGATTATCGCCCACATTGACCACGGTAAGTCGACGCTGTCTGACCGTATCATCCAGATTTGCGGTGGCCTCTCCGATCGCGAAATGGCGGCGCAGGTGCTTGACTCAATGGATCTTGAGCGCGAGCGCGGCATCACCATCAAAGCGCAGAGCGTTACCCTTGATTACAAAGCCTCTGACGGCGAAACCTACCAGCTTAACTTCATCGATACCCCAGGGCACGTTGACTTCTCTTACGAAGTGTCGCGTTCGCTTGCTGCCTGCGAAGGCGCGCTGCTGGTGGTGGATGCGGGTCAGGGGGTAGAGGCCCAGACGCTGGCAAACTGCTACACCGCAATGGAAATGGACCTGGAAGTGGTGCCGGTTCTAAACAAGATTGACCTGCCGGCCGCTGATCCGGAACGTGTGGCAGAAGAGATTGAAGATATTGTCGGTATTGATGCCGCTGATGCCGTGCGCTGTTCGGCCAAAACGGGCGTGGGCGTGCAGGACGTGCTGGAGCGCCTGGTGCGCGACATTCCGCCACCGGAAGGTGACCCGGATGCACCGCTGCAGGCGCTGATCATCGACTCCTGGTTCGATAACTACCTGGGCGTGGTATCGCTGGTGCGTGTGAAGAACGGCACGCTGCGCAAGGGCGAAAAAATCAAGGTGATGAGCACAGGTCAGACATATAACGCTGACCGTCTCGGCATCTTCACGCCTAAGCAGGTTGACCGTACTGAGCTGCACTGCGGCGAGGTAGGCTGGCTGGTTTGCGCTATTAAAGACATCCTTGGCGCCCCAGTGGGCGACACCCTGACCAGCGCACGCGCCCCGGCTGACAAAGCGTTACCGGGCTTTAAAAAAGTAAAACCGCAGGTCTATGCGGGCCTGTTCCCGGTCAGCTCTGATGACTATGAGAGCTTTCGCGACGCGCTGGGCAAACTGAGCCTTAACGACGCTTCCCTGTTCTACGAGCCGGAAAGCTCGACGGCGCTGGGTTTTGGTTTCCGCTGTGGCTTCCTCGGTCTGCTGCACATGGAAATTATCCAGGAGCGCCTGGAGCGTGAGTACGATCTTGACCTCATCACAACGGCACCGACCGTAGTGTATGAAGTGCAGACCACCAGCAAAGAAGTGATTTATGTCGACAGCCCGTCCAAGCTGCCGCCGCTCAATAACATTGATGAGTTGCGTGAACCGATTGCTGAGTGTCACATGCTGCTGCCGCAGGAATATCTGGGTAACGTCATCACCCTGTGTGTTGAGAAGCGCGGCGTGCAGACCAACATGGTGTACCACGGCAACCAGGTGGCGCTGACCTATGAAATTCCAATGGCCGAAGTGGTGCTGGATTTCTTCGACAGGCTGAAGTCAACTTCACGTGGTTATGCGTCGCTTGACTACAACTTTAAGCGTTTCCAGGCATCGAACATGGTGCGCGTGGACGTGCTTATCAACGGCGAACGTGTGGATGCGCTGGCACTCATTACCCATAACGATAATGCGCCGTACCGTGGTCGTGAGTTGGTTGAAAAAATGAAAGAGCTGATTCCTCGCCAGCAGTTTGATATTGCGATTCAGGCGGCCATTGGCAACCACATCATTGCTCGCTCAACGGTTAAACAGCTGCGTAAAAACGTGCTGGCCAAGTGCTACGGCGGTGACGTCAGCCGTAAGAAAAAGCTGTTGCAGAAGCAGAAAGAAGGTAAAAAACGCATGAAGCAGGTCGGCAACGTTGAGCTGCCGCAGGAAGCGTTTCTTGCCATCCTGCACGTGGGCAAAGACGGTAAATAATTTTAAGGAGTTGGCATGGCGAATATGTTTGCCCTGATCCTCGTGATTGCCACGCTGGTGACCGGGCTGCTGTGGTGTCTGGATAAATTTGTATTTGCGCCAAAGCGTCGTGCGGCGCAGGCTAATGCCCAGGCCGCGGTTAATGGCGAGCTGGACAAAGACACGCTAAAAAAAGTGGCGGCAAAACCGGGCTGGCTGGAAACCTGTGCCTCGGTTTTTCCGGTGCTGGCCATTGTGCTGGTGGTGCGCTCATTTATTTATGAGCCCTTCCAGATCCCGTCTGGTTCGATGATGCCTACGCTGCTGATTGGTGATTTCATCATCGTTGAGAAATATGCCTACGGAATTAAAGATCCTATTTTTCAGAAAACGCTAATCGAGACCAGCCATCCGAAACGCGGTGATGTTGTGGTATTTAAGTATCCGCGCAATCCGACCGTTGATTATATTAAACGTGTCGTGGGGCTACCGGGCGATCGCGTGGTTTACGATCCGGTTGCTAAACAAGTGACGGTTGAACCGAACTGCAGTTCTGGTCAGGCCTGCGATAATGCGCTGGCGATTACCTATAGCAACGTTGAGCCAAGTAACTTTGTCGAAACCTTCTCTCAGGGCAGCGGCGAGTCGCGTGGTGGGTTCTGGCAGCTGCCGCTGGACCAGAACAAAGAGGGCGGTGAACGCCTGACGACACGCACAGAAAAACTGGGCGATGTGGCACACAGTATCCTGATGCTGCCGATTGCGCAGGACCAGGTTGGCCTGTATTACCGCCAGCCAGGTGTGCAAACTGCTTCATGGATTGTGCCGCCGGGTCAGTATTTCATGATGGGCGATAACCGTGATAACAGCGAAGACAGCCGTTACTGGGGTTTCGTGCCGGAGCAAAATCTGGTGGGTAAAGCGGTTGCTATCTGGATGAGCTTTGAAAAACAACAGGGCGAATGGCCAACCGGCGTGCGTTTGAGTCGTATTGGCGGTATTCATTAATCGGGGCTAATCAGTTAACGACATCCCCTGTCGTTACGTATAGAATATTTCCCCGTGTTTTTAGTTCGGCTCCCGTAAGGGAGCCGCAGCACACAAAACCGTTCTGGTCTGAAAGTAGCGCGGTTTCGTGTGCTGAATTGTCGACGTATTCATATTACTGGTATCGCATGAATCCCATCGTAATTAACCGGCTCCAGCGTAAACTGGGCTACACTTTCCTGCATCAGGATCTGCTGCAGCAGGCGCTCACGCATCGTAGCGCCAGCAGTAAGCATAACGAGCGGCTGGAGTTTCTTGGTGACTCCATTTTAAGTTTTGTTATCGCCAACGCGCTTTATCACCGTTTTCCGCGCGTGGATGAAGGCGATATGAGCCGCATGCGTGCGACGCTGGTTCGCGGCAATACGCTGGCAGAAATTGCCCGCGAGTTTGAGCTGGGCGAGTGTCTGCGCCTGGGGCCGGGTGAGCTCAAAAGCGGCGGCTTTCGCCGTGAGTCTATCCTTGCCGATACGGTAGAAGCGCTGATTGGCGGGGTGTTCCTCGACAGCGATATTCAGACCGTGGAGCGAATGATCCTGAGCTGGTATCAGACGCGGCTGGATGAGATAAGCCCTGGTGATAAACAAAAGGATCCGAAAACGCGTCTGCAGGAGTTTTTGCAGGGTCGCCATCTGCCGCTGCCGTCTTATCTGGTAGTGCAGGTACGGGGTGAAGCGCACGATCAGGAATTTACTATCCACTGTCAGGTAAGTGGGTTAGGCGAACCGGTTGTTGGCACCGGTTCCAGCCGCCGCAAGGCCGAACAGGCCGCGGCTGAACAAGCCATGAAAAAGCTGGAGCTGGAATGAGCGACGAAAAAACGTACTGCGGATTTATTGCCATCGTGGGTCGCCCCAACGTGGGCAAATCGACGCTGCTGAATAACCTGCTCGGGCAGAAAATTTCTATTACCTCACGCAAGGCGCAGACCACGCGCCACCGTATTGTGGGCATTCATACTGAAGGCGCACATCAGGCCATCTATGTGGATACGCCTGGGTTGCACATGGAAGAGAAGCGCGCCATCAACCGCTTGATGAACCGTGCTGCCAGTAGCTCCATCGGCGATGTTGAGCTGGTTATTTTTGTTGTGGAAGGCACACGCTGGACTGCTGACGACGAAATGGTGCTCAACAAACTGCGCGACGGTAAAGCGCCGGTTATCCTGGCGGTTAACAAAGTCGATAACGTGGTTGATAAAGCTGAGCTGCTGCCTCATCTGCAATTCCTGGCAAGCCAGATGGACTTCCTCGATATCGTGCCTATTTCTGCGGAAACGGGCATGAACGTGGATACGGTCGCCGGTATCGTGCGTAAACATCTCCCTGAAGCTATCCATCATTTCCCGGAAGACTATATTACCGACCGCAGCCAGCGCTTCATGGCCTCTGAAATTATTCGTGAGAAACTGATGCGCTTTTTGGGCGCTGAGTTGCCGTATTCCGTTACCGTAGAAATCGAGCGCTTTATTACCAATGAGCGCGGTGGTTATGACATCAACGGTCTGATTCTCGTTGAGCGTGAGGGGCAGAAAAAGATGGTGATTGGCAACAAAGGGGCCAAAATTAAAACCATCGGTATTGAAGCGCGCCGTGATATGGAAGACATGTTTGAAGCCAAAGTTCACCTTGAACTGTGGGTGAAGGTGAAGTCTGGTTGGGCCGACGACGAGCGCGCGCTGCGTAGCCTCGGCTATATCGACGACATGTAACGGGTAGAGCAATGGAAGGCTGGCAAAGGGCTTTTGTGCTGCACAGTCGCCCCTGGAGCGAGACCAGCCTCCTGCTCGACCTCTTTTCTGAAGAATCCGGGCGTATCCGCCTGATTGCCAAAGGAGCGCGCTCGAAGCGCTCCAGCCTTAAAGGTTCACTGCAACCTTTCACTCCACTGCTGGTGCGCTGGAGCGGGCGTGGCGATGTGAAAACCCTGCGTAGTGCCGAACCCGTCTCTCTGGCGCTACCTCTTACCAGTATCCATCTTTACAGCGGTCTTTACGTTAACGAACTGCTCGCACGCGTGCTGGAGCAGGAGACGCGCTTTTCTGAGCTATTCTTCGAATATCTGCACTGCATTCAGGCGCTGGCGGGCGCTCACGGTTCGCCGGAACCCGCGCTGCGCCGCTTTGAACTGGCGTTACTGAACCATCTGGGATACGGCGTTGATTTCCTGCATTGCGCGGGCAGCGGTGAACCGGTGAGCGACACCATGACTTATCGTTACCGTGAAGAAAAAGGTTTTATCGCGAGTCTCGTGGTGGATAACGCCAGCTTCACCGGGCGCGAGTTGCGTGCGCTGGCCGAGCGCCATTTTCCAGATGCCATCACGTTACGGGCGGCTAAACGCTTCACCCGCATTGCGCTTAAGCCCTACCTCGGCGGCAAACCGCTGAAAAGCCGCGAGCTGTTTCGCCAGTTTGTGCCGAAAAAAACGGCACTTAAATCCCCCGCTGACCCTCAATAACGCAAGGCTGATAGCCACGCTTTCCTGCTGCGGTGTACACTTGCGGTTCTGACTGCAGATTACCGAGGATTGTCATGGCTGAATTACTTTTGGGAGTCAACATTGACCATATTGCCACGTTGCGTAACGCTCGCGGCACCAGCTACCCGGACCCGGTTCAGGCGGCGTTTATCGCCGAGCAGGCTGGTGCTGACGGTATTACGGTCCACCTGCGTGAAGACCGTCGCCATATCACCGATCGCGATGTCCGCATTCTGCGTCAGACGCTACACACCCGCATGAATCTGGAAATGGCGGTTACGGAAGAGATGCTCGCCATTGCCTGTGAAACAAAACCTCATTTTTGCTGCCTGGTGCCTGAAAAGCGCGAGGAAGTGACCACAGAAGGTGGGCTGGATGTTGCCGGCCAGCCGGAAAAAACTGCGCGATGCTTGTTGTCGCCTTGCCGGGGCAGGCATTCTGGTATCGCTGTTTATCGACCCTGATGTTGCGCAGATTGATGCCGCCGTTGCTGTCGGTGCGCCGTATATCGAAATCCATACCGGCGCTTACGCCGATGCCGAAAGCGAAACCGCGCAGCAGGAAGAACTGGCGCGCATAGCTCACGCGGCGACGTATGCTGCAGGCAAAGGGTTGAAAGTGAACGCCGGGCATGGCCTGACCTATCACAATGTTAAGCCTGTTGCAGCGCTACCGGAAATGCATGAGTTGAATATTGGCCATGCCATTATCGGGCGCGCGGTGATGGTGGGGCTGAAAGAGGCGGTGGCCGACATGAAACGTCTGATGCTGGAAGCCCGTGGCTGATGGCAATTCTCGGGCTTGGCACAGATATTGTTGAGATTGCGCGTATTGAGGCGGTCATTGCGCGATCGGGCGATCGCCTGGCGCAGCGCGTACTGTGTGCCAGTGAGTGGGCGCTTTATCAGGCGCATCAGCAGCCGGTTCGTTTTCTGGCCAAGCGTTTTGCAGTTAAAGAAGCGGCAGCAAAAGCGTTTGGTACAGGCATTCGTAACGGTCTGGCGTTCGATCAATTTGAAGTCTTTAACGACGCGCTGGGTAAGCCGCAGGTACGTTTTCATGAGGCTGCAGAGCAACTGGCCCAGCAGATGGGTGTAAAATTCGTGCACGTGACGCTTGCCGACGAGCGGCGTTACGCCTGTGCGACAGTTATTCTCGAATGCTGAACCAGTCTATGTTCCTCGCCGGAGTGCTTTAATCAAGGACGTACACGGCGATTGCCTGGAATGGGGAGAGGTTGCCCGTTTGGGCTGGTTGTCAAAGGCCGCTCGGGCGTACTCAGGTAAGAGGCCGGTCGAGTGTCTAAATCTTGTCGGCGTGATGAAGCAATACAAACTTATCCCACAACTGTTCCTGGCTTTCGTTGTGCGCCGGATCTTTCACAATGGTGTTGGGAATGGGGCACACTTTCTGGCAGGTTGGCGTATCGTAATGGCCAACACACTCGGTGCAGCGATCGCTGTTAATCTGGTAGATGCACTCCCCCATGGAGATGGCTTCGTTCGGGCACTCCGGCTCGCACATATCGCAATTGATGCATTTTTTGGTGATAGCTAATGCCACGGGGGTCTTCTCAACAACACAAACAGGGCGGGCATTATACGCCTCCTGAAGCCAGAAGGCAGCTGATTATTCATCTCTGATTAATGCGTAATTGCATTGATTCTTCTCTTTTACGCATTATCACGGTACCCAGAGTGTGGACTTGGCAATACCTGCTACGTACTGAATCTTAGCGACATCGTTTTTCGCAATACGAATAGGCGCATGATCTTCATTGACGGGTAACAGATGGTAATAGCCGTCGCGTTCAAACAAAAAGGTCTTCACCATCACTTCGCCACTGTGGGTAACAACCAACACTTCATCGCCGGGATGATAGTTGTGGTTGGGCTCTATAATAACGAACTCGCCTTCTTTAATACGCGGCATCATAGAATCGCCCACGCATTTGAGTGCATATACCTCTTCATCACAGGACGGCCAGCGCAGGTAGCCATCACCGCCACCAACCGGATATTCCATATCGCTCCAGTAGCCGCCGTGCCCCAGTTGGGTGTTACCGAGCACGGGTACGCCCTGAGCGTGAAATTGCCAGGATGGGCTGGCTATCTCCGCGGCGGCAGGTGCTGAGTGCTGTAAGTCGCGCTCAATCAAATCTACGGGTGAAATGCCAAAGAAGGTCGCGATGTTACTCAGCGTCGTGTATTTCGGGTCTCTGACTTCACCGGTCAACATGCGATGCAGCGTGGATTGCTGCATTTTAAGATGCCGTGCCAGTTCAGTAACGCTACTGATACTGGCCTTTTCCATTAAGTATTTGATATTTCGTTGCAGAGTGTCTGGTGCACTGTTCATGAGGTTACTCCGCGGTTAACTGGTTAATGCATAATCGCATAAAAAAAGCCAACCTTCAAACCGTTTCCGGGTTGCCAGGTAATGCGTTTTCGGATAGAATGGCTGTCGTGGTAATACGAAAACGGATTCCAGCAGGCCGTCTGACAGGCGGGGAGGTAGCGGAAGACGTTCCTGACGGGCCTCTTTTGTATTGACGCGATGTCAGGGCGAGAGGCGAGATTTCAGTGGTTAGGAGGGGTTCACGGTGCGTAATATTCAAAGAGTTCTTGAGCGTTGGGGCGGTTGGGCAGCAAGAGACTATATTGCACTCGGTTGGTCACCGGTAGCGGCTGGTTTTAAAGGTTTAATTGCGGCTCCGCGTTCGACGCGACCAACTTGTTGTGATGATGATGGTTTGTTAATTGATTCCTGTGTTTCGCGGCTGCGCCAGATTCGCCAGACCGGGGAATACGATCTTCTCATGGCGCATTATGTTTACGGCGTATCAAAGCGCACGCTGGCGCGTATATTAAAGCAAGACGAAAAAACAGTACGGGTACAGTTACAGGTTGCAGAAGGATTTATTGATGGCTGCCTGAGTATGCTGGATGCCACGCTGGAAATGGATCCGGAAGTAGAAGTGACTATCGTCAAAGAAGAACCAAAACCACGTCCGATGAAGAAAGTCGTTATGTGGTAATTATTTTAAAATCTCAGGCGCATTGTGTTTTTTCTTGTTATCTTTTCTCAATATATTGTGTCGAGTGCATGATCTAATGACGTTAATAACTAACCAGCTCGAAAAGCTTTGATGTCATTTAATTAATAAGTTTGTTACGCGGTCCGCGAAATGGCGGGTAGTCTTATATCATAAAAAGGAATGGCGATTGATCTGCTGTTCCTTTTTTTATTGATTAAGGTATTGCGCGGTCCGCGAAATAACAGGTAGTCTTATACCATCGAAAGGAATGGCGATTGATCTGCTGTTCCTTTTTTTATTGATTAAGGTATTGCGCGGTCCGCGGAATAACAGGTAGTCTTATACCATCGAAAGGAATGGCGGTTTGTCTGCTGTTCCTTTTTTATTGATTAAGGTATTGCGCGGTCCGCGAAATAACAGGTAGTCTTATACCATCGAAAGGAATGGCGATTTATATGCTGTTTCTTTTTTTATTGATTAAGGTATTGCGCGGTCCGCGAAATTGCAGGTAGTCTTATATCATTAAAAGGAATGGCAGTTTATCTGCTGTCCCTTTTTTTATTGATTAAGGTGTTGCGCGGTCCGCGAAATAGCAGGTAGTCTTATATCATCGAAAGGAATGGCGGTTTATCTGCTGTTCCTTTTTATTGATTAAAGTATTGCGCGGTCCGCGAAATAGTTGTTAGTCTTGTATTGTTGAAGTAAATGACGGTTAGTGTGTTGTTTTCAAGAATGCCAGGCACACATGTCTTTATCATAAAAATAAATAGTAGTTATCATCTTTTCGGCAATAACACGCGCTTAATTAAAGATGTATTGCCATCTGATTAAGTTTTTTGCCGGTTTATTTAAGGCCACATTATGTGGCCTTTTTCTTTTACGTTTTTTGAAACGGCGAGTGCGTAGTTTTTCAGACGCAATGGTCTGTTTTAGAGAAAAAAGTTAAGGGGTTTACATGAACATCAGTGAGCAGGGCCTGGCGCTGATCAAACGTTTTGAGGGCTGTAGTCTGGAGGCTTATCCGGATCCCGCGACAGGCGGCGCCCCCTGGACTATTGGTTTTGGCTGGACACAGCCAGTAGACGGTGTATCCGTGCAGCCTGGTATGGTCATTACTAAATTTAAGGCAGAGCAGCTGCTGCGCCGCGGCATCATTAGTTATGAGCAGGCATTAAATAAAGTGATTA
Coding sequences:
- the rseB gene encoding sigma-E factor regulatory protein RseB, which codes for MKQLWCAISFVAGSLFFSSHASADVSSGALLQQMNAASQSLNYELAFISINKLGVESLRYRHARVDNKPLAQLLQLDGPRREVVQRGSEISYFEPGLEPFTLNGDYIVDSLPSIVYSDFKKLSPYYDFISVGKTRIADRMCEVIRVVARDGTRYGYIVWMDAQTKLPMRVDLLDRDGETLEQFRVINVVLDDSIGNSMNGLAKASLPPLLSVPDGDKADFNWSVSWLPQGFKEVSRSRRPLAAIGAPMESRLYSDGLFSFSVNVNRATAGSRGSEMLRTGRRTVSTEVRNNAEITIVGELPPQTAKRVSDNVKFRSAQ
- the rseC gene encoding SoxR-reducing system protein RseC, whose amino-acid sequence is MIKEWATVVSWQNGEALVSCDVKSSCNSCASRAGCGSRVLNKLGPQTTHTITVPSTEPLVAGQKVELGIAESSLLSSALLVYMSPLVGLFAMAGLFQALFGGDIAAVCGALLGGVGGFLLARGLSPRLSNRAQWQPVILSVALTPDALRVDTSSVSESR
- the lepA gene encoding elongation factor 4 — its product is MKNIRNFSIIAHIDHGKSTLSDRIIQICGGLSDREMAAQVLDSMDLERERGITIKAQSVTLDYKASDGETYQLNFIDTPGHVDFSYEVSRSLAACEGALLVVDAGQGVEAQTLANCYTAMEMDLEVVPVLNKIDLPAADPERVAEEIEDIVGIDAADAVRCSAKTGVGVQDVLERLVRDIPPPEGDPDAPLQALIIDSWFDNYLGVVSLVRVKNGTLRKGEKIKVMSTGQTYNADRLGIFTPKQVDRTELHCGEVGWLVCAIKDILGAPVGDTLTSARAPADKALPGFKKVKPQVYAGLFPVSSDDYESFRDALGKLSLNDASLFYEPESSTALGFGFRCGFLGLLHMEIIQERLEREYDLDLITTAPTVVYEVQTTSKEVIYVDSPSKLPPLNNIDELREPIAECHMLLPQEYLGNVITLCVEKRGVQTNMVYHGNQVALTYEIPMAEVVLDFFDRLKSTSRGYASLDYNFKRFQASNMVRVDVLINGERVDALALITHNDNAPYRGRELVEKMKELIPRQQFDIAIQAAIGNHIIARSTVKQLRKNVLAKCYGGDVSRKKKLLQKQKEGKKRMKQVGNVELPQEAFLAILHVGKDGK
- the lepB gene encoding signal peptidase I, translated to MANMFALILVIATLVTGLLWCLDKFVFAPKRRAAQANAQAAVNGELDKDTLKKVAAKPGWLETCASVFPVLAIVLVVRSFIYEPFQIPSGSMMPTLLIGDFIIVEKYAYGIKDPIFQKTLIETSHPKRGDVVVFKYPRNPTVDYIKRVVGLPGDRVVYDPVAKQVTVEPNCSSGQACDNALAITYSNVEPSNFVETFSQGSGESRGGFWQLPLDQNKEGGERLTTRTEKLGDVAHSILMLPIAQDQVGLYYRQPGVQTASWIVPPGQYFMMGDNRDNSEDSRYWGFVPEQNLVGKAVAIWMSFEKQQGEWPTGVRLSRIGGIH
- the rnc gene encoding ribonuclease III, which encodes MNPIVINRLQRKLGYTFLHQDLLQQALTHRSASSKHNERLEFLGDSILSFVIANALYHRFPRVDEGDMSRMRATLVRGNTLAEIAREFELGECLRLGPGELKSGGFRRESILADTVEALIGGVFLDSDIQTVERMILSWYQTRLDEISPGDKQKDPKTRLQEFLQGRHLPLPSYLVVQVRGEAHDQEFTIHCQVSGLGEPVVGTGSSRRKAEQAAAEQAMKKLELE
- the era gene encoding GTPase Era translates to MSDEKTYCGFIAIVGRPNVGKSTLLNNLLGQKISITSRKAQTTRHRIVGIHTEGAHQAIYVDTPGLHMEEKRAINRLMNRAASSSIGDVELVIFVVEGTRWTADDEMVLNKLRDGKAPVILAVNKVDNVVDKAELLPHLQFLASQMDFLDIVPISAETGMNVDTVAGIVRKHLPEAIHHFPEDYITDRSQRFMASEIIREKLMRFLGAELPYSVTVEIERFITNERGGYDINGLILVEREGQKKMVIGNKGAKIKTIGIEARRDMEDMFEAKVHLELWVKVKSGWADDERALRSLGYIDDM
- the recO gene encoding DNA repair protein RecO, which encodes MEGWQRAFVLHSRPWSETSLLLDLFSEESGRIRLIAKGARSKRSSLKGSLQPFTPLLVRWSGRGDVKTLRSAEPVSLALPLTSIHLYSGLYVNELLARVLEQETRFSELFFEYLHCIQALAGAHGSPEPALRRFELALLNHLGYGVDFLHCAGSGEPVSDTMTYRYREEKGFIASLVVDNASFTGRELRALAERHFPDAITLRAAKRFTRIALKPYLGGKPLKSRELFRQFVPKKTALKSPADPQ
- a CDS encoding holo-ACP synthase gives rise to the protein MAILGLGTDIVEIARIEAVIARSGDRLAQRVLCASEWALYQAHQQPVRFLAKRFAVKEAAAKAFGTGIRNGLAFDQFEVFNDALGKPQVRFHEAAEQLAQQMGVKFVHVTLADERRYACATVILEC
- a CDS encoding YfhL family 4Fe-4S dicluster ferredoxin; amino-acid sequence: MALAITKKCINCDMCEPECPNEAISMGECIYQINSDRCTECVGHYDTPTCQKVCPIPNTIVKDPAHNESQEQLWDKFVLLHHADKI
- a CDS encoding helix-turn-helix transcriptional regulator; this translates as MNSAPDTLQRNIKYLMEKASISSVTELARHLKMQQSTLHRMLTGEVRDPKYTTLSNIATFFGISPVDLIERDLQHSAPAAAEIASPSWQFHAQGVPVLGNTQLGHGGYWSDMEYPVGGGDGYLRWPSCDEEVYALKCVGDSMMPRIKEGEFVIIEPNHNYHPGDEVLVVTHSGEVMVKTFLFERDGYYHLLPVNEDHAPIRIAKNDVAKIQYVAGIAKSTLWVP
- a CDS encoding antitermination protein Q — its product is MRNIQRVLERWGGWAARDYIALGWSPVAAGFKGLIAAPRSTRPTCCDDDGLLIDSCVSRLRQIRQTGEYDLLMAHYVYGVSKRTLARILKQDEKTVRVQLQVAEGFIDGCLSMLDATLEMDPEVEVTIVKEEPKPRPMKKVVMW
- a CDS encoding lysozyme, encoding MNISEQGLALIKRFEGCSLEAYPDPATGGAPWTIGFGWTQPVDGVSVQPGMVITKFKAEQLLRRGIISYEQALNKVIKVPVTQAQFDAMLSLAWNIGTRAFSTSTLLKLLNQKDYAGAAEQFLRWNQAGGKVMPGLIRRRAAERQLFIS